Genomic segment of Labeo rohita strain BAU-BD-2019 unplaced genomic scaffold, IGBB_LRoh.1.0 scaffold_1818, whole genome shotgun sequence:
ttgttattaaagcatcaacattcacaaaccactgttatttttactaaaagcaATAGGCTGCTGCATATGTGGTTGGAAAATGCATGGCATTTCGAGCAGTGAGTGGATTCTCTGATTGTCCACTGCAttccagaaatcaacattgtttAATGCTGCAAACACGTTATAAATAGAAACTATGCCTATGCTTAGGTGTGTTaatcgtttttgttttatattacttgttcttgttgcttttgtgcatTACATGAATAGACTTGACGTGCGAGTGCGGGTGCGGGGCTGTGGGCGGGCAGAGACTCATGTGAAGACAATGGTGCGTTGCTCTCCGCATCTGGTACGTTCTCAAGAAGTTTTAATGTGCCGTGCTGCCCTTTCAGGTGTCTTTAAAATGGATATGGAGTTTTTCACAGTTGAAAAGGATTTCTTTCCCTCTGACAACGCACAATAATGTCCTTTcttttgacagaaataaatttaaaaattgtatttccaGCTACAGAAAGTGTACTTTCCTCTCCCCATGCTGACTATGTTTTCATTGGTAGAATCCGCCTCACAGGCGCTTACCAAAGTAGTTTTCAGGTAGAGGACATCATGTGTGCTagccaacaccctttttacaatcTAGATGATAATTCTGTCGGCAATGATGTAACGCAGCAGTAGCGCATGCTTGTAACTATACTGTAATTACTAATTTGGAAATTATAAGGCGTTAAATTACTCCGTTACtaaaaaaagaagcaaattacagtaacgcattacaaagtaatgcattactgcccaacactgtcTATGATTGTCTGATGGGGCcgacacacacagactgatgcTCTTTATACAGAGTGACAATCACAAAACCAGCTAATCATAGTGACTTCAGTTAAAATCTGCAGCTAACAGATCATATGCagtgaacaaataaaacactgtttatcATTGCATTAACATCAGCACTTCCATGTTCACTGCATTAAACAACAAACACCATCGTCATCATCTACAACCAAACCACGAGCTCCACCCTTCAGCACAATGAAAACCAATGAAAACTTCAACATAACACAAACTCCTCAAAAGACCAGAAACAACATTTGAACATTAAACACATACAGATCTTTACCTTTtacaattatgtaattatgtgcatttgttaaataacacaGACAAGAGAGGATTCAGTAAAACTGAcaacagtgattttttttttttttttttttttttttttgtctgtaccTCGTGTAGAAGTTACTGCTGTAGTTGTAGTTGATTTTGTGATGTGGACTGGAATCACTGCTGTCACTGAATCAGCTTTAGCTGTAAAGAATGAATGTTAGTTAagattatattttaactttgatgatcacattatataaattatatgttttttgtttgtttgtttgttttttcattattaacaGCAGCACTTCTTGGACAGTTAAACTTGATTTGAGTTTCTCTTCTGTCAGACTGAAAGAAGCTTTTGTTCCTCAATTCTATCTATGTCAATGATACTAATAGTCCTTAGTGTTACTGACATTATGAGGATCTAAAATGATTGATGAGATTGTTTTCTCACCTGAACTCTTGACAGTATATGTGACTGATGTCATGACTTGATCTATGTGAGTAACTTCACATCTCCACTCTCTGTTGTCATcttcattcaggagtgttgtAGTCAGAGTGATGATACAGTGTCCTGGAGCTGATATCTGATATCTGGAGTCTGATATTGTCAGTTTAACACCAGCCTGATTCACCCAGAACAGCTGAATTCCATCAGAACGGATCCAGTCATCACAAGAGTCTCCAGCATATGAAAACAACTGACAGTAGAGAGTCACAGAGCTGCCTGCACTGATCTCAGTCTGTGAGGATGATGAAAagactgaaacacaaaatacacaCTTTTCAATCATCATGGGAGTTTAAACCAATCATTCTTAAATTCATCACATAATTGTAAAATTACCATGAAGAACATGCAGATAAACACGTGTATCAGCTTCTTGGTAGTGTTGTCCATTCACATATTGTCGGCACATGTAAAGTCCATAATCTTCTTTTGTGATGTTCTTGATGTTCAGAGAGCAGTCGGACCCCAGACTCAGTCTCTCAATGTATTTCATCTTTATCCCTAAACCAATCAGTTCAACTGCTGCTGAATGTCTGAATCTGTTATTATAGGTCCATGTAGTTGATTTGCAGTCATGAAGATCATTATTACAGGGCAGATGGACATTTTCACCAAAACTGATGAACACTTGAGTCTCATCCACTCCACTGGTACCTGAAACACAATAACATTTGAGTGAtcattatgttatatattaacaaatgaaaacaaaagcatACCAGCATAAAAAACACAagattcaatatatatatatatatatatatatatatatattttttttttttttcttcatgagAGAGCTGTTTAAATCATTAATATACTCTTATAGAGAGagttaatgaatgaaaatattaacaataaatatcattaataatgttaaaaataaacagaaaatagtaaaaaatagtaaaaaaaaaaaaaagtaataaaaaaaaagcaatccattaattaaactaaatgtcttgtagagaa
This window contains:
- the LOC127158969 gene encoding uncharacterized protein LOC127158969; this translates as MADKCHLCLLGLIILSSLLTGTSGVDETQVFISFGENVHLPCNNDLHDCKSTTWTYNNRFRHSAAVELIGLGIKMKYIERLSLGSDCSLNIKNITKEDYGLYMCRQYVNGQHYQEADTRVYLHVLHVFSSSSQTEISAGSSVTLYCQLFSYAGDSCDDWIRSDGIQLFWVNQAGVKLTISDSRYQISAPGHCIITLTTTLLNEDDNREWRCEVTHIDQVMTSVTYTVKSSAKADSVTAVIPVHITKSTTTTAVTSTRVIRETGVGLLEGHYWTLAGPPLQFAYRANRSVDDAVNMGLHYILQHLDKPGTYARTLFVDFSSAFNTIIPDILQNKLSQLSVPTSICQWITSFLTDRQQLVRLGKLTSGTRTISTGAPQGCILSPLLFSLYTNYCTSKDPSVKLLKFAGQQKESLVCTAQPSGLIHLQSQETGRKHHQRPFSPWTQPVCTSPLRQTA